Within the Microbacterium sp. 1S1 genome, the region CGACGAGTCAGACCGCCTTCGGGATCCTCGGCATCGTCATCGTCCTCATCATCGGCTTCCTCCTCCTGCTGCCCGTGAAGGCGCCCCGCTGACGGCCCGACCGCGCCGGCGACGGCAGGCGGGAGTAGCCTGACCCGGTGACCGTCGTCCTCGCCTTCCTCGCCAACATCCTCGTCGCGATCGCGAAGACGGTCGCCGCGGTCATCACGTCCTCCGCGTCGATGGTCGCGGAGGCGGCCCACTCGTGGGCCGACGCGGGTAACGAGGTCTTCCTGCTCATCGCCGACCGCCGGGGCGCCAAGACCAAGGACGCCCGGCACCCGCTCGGCTACGGGCGGAACGCGTTCGTGTGGTCGCTCATCGCCGCGTTCGGCATCTTCACCGCCGGATCGATCGTGTCGATCATGCACGGCATCCAGGAGCTGTCCGACACCGGTCCGGTGGAGAGCCCGGTCGTCGCCTACGCCGTGCTCGGCATCGCCTTCGTCCTGGAGGGGGCGTCGTTCACACAGGCGATGGTCCGCTCCCGCCGCCTCGCCAGGGAACGCGGCTCCTCCACCTGGGACTTCGTGCTGGAGACGAGCGACACCACACTGCGCGCCGTCTTCTTCGAGGACTCCGCCGCCCTGATCGGCCTCGTGCTCGCCGGCGGGTCGATCCTCCTGCATCAACTCACGGGCGTCGCTGCCTGGGACGCGGTCGGGTCGATCCTCGTCGGGATCCTGCTGGGTGTGGTCGCCGTGATCCTCATCGGACGGAACATCGCCTTCCTCGTGGGCACCTCGGTCTCGCCCGCGCTGCGGTCGAGGGTCGGGACTGCCCTGCTCGGCATGGAAGAGATCGAGCGCGTCACCTCCCTGCACATCGAGTACGTCGGGCCGAACCGGCTGTTCCTCGTCGCCGAGGTGGACCTCTCGGGCGACGCGCGCGAGCACGACGTCGCCCGTCGGCTGCGCGAGGTGGAACGCCGTATCGAGGCGCACGAGGCGGTGGAGACGGTCGTGCTGTCGCTCTCGGTGGACGACGAGCCCTCGCTCGACTTCTCCCGGGTGTGACCGTCAGGGGCGCCAGTTGTCGGCGAGCTTGGTGAGCAGCCGTGCGAGCTCCGTCCGGTCCGCCTCGGTGAACGACTCCAGCGCGCGGCCGAGCAGCTCCCGGCGCTCCCCACGCATGCCGCGGGCGAGCCGACGCCCCTCGTCCGTGAGGGCGATGCGGGTGCGGCGGGCGTCGTCCGGGTCGGCCTCCCGCCGCACGAATCCCGCCTGCACTCCCTGCTGCACGAGCCGGGAGGCGCGCGGCTGATCGACCCCGATCGCCTGTCCGAGCGCGCTGACGCTGAGGGGCTCCGGGGCGGTCGCGAGGGCCTCGAGCATGCGCAGACGAGCCGGCCCGCCGAGGCGAGAGCCCCCGTCCGCCATCCACGGGGGCATGCCCGGATGGCCTCGATGGTGGGCGGAGTGCGGGTGTGCGTCGTCGTGAGGACCGTGGCCGGTCGCGTCATGCGGGCGACCGTGCCGGCGCCCACCGGGTCCCGGTCGGCGGCCGCGCAGTCGGGACAACGCCTGGGCGATCGCTTCGGCGGCGTCGGGCGACGAGGGGTCGATCGGTTCGGTGGTCACACCGCGATTTTACATGCAGCTTGACATGCTTTCGCGATCCATGTCACACTTCATATACATGCACTATGACATGCACATGTCGGAGGACATTCGTCACTCCGACCTCTCCAACCACGAAGGATCATCATGAACACCACCACAGACCACACCCCGGACCCCGGCCGCCCCCTCGGCTTCTGGCTCACGGCCGTCGACCGACTCCTGGCCGACGCCTTCGCCACCGCTTTCGCCGACGAAGGGGCGACCCGGCGCGACTGGCGACTGCTCAACGTCGTCGACGGCTCGGCCCCCTCCCGTCGCCCCCTGAACGCGCACAAGCTGCGCGGTCTCATCGACCGCGGCTGGGTGCGAGCCGACGGCGACACGTGGACGCTCACCGACGAAGGGCGCGCAGCCAAGGAACGCCTCGGCACCGTCGTCGACGGCATCCGAGCGACGGTGTCCGACGCCGTCTCCGCCGAGGACATGGCCACGACCCTCGCCTCCCTCGAGGGGATCGCGCGCGCCCTCGGCTGGGACGAGGACACTGCCCTCCCCCGGAAGCACCGCCACGGCCGTGACCGCGGACAGGATTTCGATCCCCGCCGGGGATACGGGCACAGCCACAGCCCTGAGTACGGCTTCCGCACCGGGCATGGCTTCGGCTTCGGGCACAGCCACGAGGACGGCCACGGCCCCGAAACCCGCCACGGCTTCGGCCCCGGGCACGGCCACGGCTCCGGAACCCGGCACGGCTTCGGCCCCGGGCACAGCCACGGGACGGGCTCTGCGCACCGGGACGGCTTTACGTCCGGCTCCTGCGGTCGCGATCACAAAGGGCCCCACGCAGGTCGTCCGGGCCACGCCGGTCACCGTGCGCAGCGGATCGCACAGCGGGCCTACGAGCGCGGTTTCGAGACGGGTTTCGACCGCGGCCGCGCCGCCTGACCCGCTCTCCGGAACGCCCCACCCGCCACCCCGGGTGGGGCGTTTCGCGTAACCGCCCTCGACTCCGGATCAGAATCGTCCCTCCGACGCCTTGGAGCGGAACGTTCTTGATCCCGCATTGCCGCGGGGATCGGGGCGGGACGGGGGCGGGATCGAAAACGTGCCGCCGACGCGCGCGGGAGGAACGGAAGTGATCTCGGAGGCGAGTCGGGGGTGCGGGACGGGGGCGCGGGGGACGGGGCGCGGGCGGCGGGGACGGGGATGCGGGACGGGGGCGCGGGGCGGGGGCGCGGGACGGGGGCGCGGGTCAGAGGGTGAGGAGAGTGAGGGCGGAGGCGGGGGCGCCGGCATCTCGGAGGCGGTGGCGCATTGCGGCGGCGGCGAGCGCGTACGGCTTGTCGTCCCGCAGGAGCAGGGACCGGGAGTTCGCCTGCTCGTTCAGGGCCACGAGCTCGAACGCGAGATCCTCGACGTCGTCGTCCGACACCTCGCCCGCCGTCGCCGCGAACCGGCACTGCGCCTCGATGTAGCCGTACCAGTCGACCAGTGCCGCCCGGACGGCATCGCTCACCGGGCCAGGCTTGGAGTCGACGTCCGCCGCGGTGGCCGCGAAGAAGCAGCCACCCGTGAAGACGCGATCCCGCGAGTAGACGAGGGCGTTGTGCAGCAGTGCGGCCAGGCGATGCACCCCGCGGGGGTGACGGCGTGCCGGCTCGATGATCCGTGCGACGAAGATCTCCCTGGCGGCGGCGACCGTGGCGAGCTGCAGGCCCTCCTTGCTCTGGAACAGGGTGGCGATGCTGCTCTTGCTCGATCCGGCGGCTGCGGCGAGACGCCCGATGGTGAGCCCGTCGAGGCCCTCGACGGAAGCGAGGTCGGTCGCGCTCTCCAGCACGTGGCGGCGGGAGGCGTCGCCGCGCGCGCGGCGCCCGTCCGGGATCACGGCGTTCGACATGCCCCTAGTATACGAACGACCGTTCGTCTACTATACGAATGATCGTACGTATAGTTCGGTGAAGGAGTCCTCATGTCGTCCGCGCCCCCGTTGCTCGTCCGCATCCTGCCCGCCGTGGAGCGCGTGTCTCCGCGTGTGGCGGGTGACCTCGCGTACCGGCTGTTCTTCTCCACTCGCCCCCGGATGACCGTGGGCCCCGCCGATGCTGCAACCCACGACGCCGCCGTTCGCGGGAGCATCCGCATACGCGAGGCGGTCGTGACCACCTACGCGTGGGGCACGGGACCTCGCACCGTCCTCCTGCTGCACGGCTGGCGCGGACGGGCGTCGCAGTTCGCCCCACTCGTGCGCGAGCTCGTCGCCGAAGGGTTCCGCGTCCTCGCCTTCGACGCCCCCGCCCACGGGTCCTCCGGCGGGCGCGGCGCCGACATCCGCGACTGGGTGGCCGCCGCAGAGGAGCTGGAGCGAACGGACGGCCCTTTCGCCGCGATCGTCGGCCACTCCTTCGGAGGTCTCGCCGCGCTGACCGTCGCCCGGACCACCGGGACGGTCCCGGCCGTCGCGGTCATCGCCGGAGCAGCGGCACCCGAGGCGTTCCTCGCCCAGTTCGTCCACGACCTCCGCGTCGGCTCCGCGACCGCGAACCGCCTCCGCGCGCGCTTCCACCACCGCCTCGGCCTCACCGCCGCCGCGATCACCGCGGGCTACGACGCCGCCGCGCACCCGCTGCCCGCCTGCACCGCCCTGCTCGTCGTGCACGATCGGGGCGACCGCCGCATGCCGGACGACGACGCCCTCCGGCTGCACGCGGCCCACCGCGGTCGCTCCCGCCTCCTCCGCACCGAAGGAGCGGGACACACGAGGATCCTGGCCGCCGACTCGACGCTCGATGCCGTGGTCGCGCTGGTCACCGGAGGCCTCGACGCCGTCGACGCCCTCGGCACCACGACGGAGCGGTCCACCGGAGAGCCGGCACCGCGACGGGCTACACCCGCACCGGAAGGAGCCCCACCGCCGGCTCCCCTCCCGCGAACGGCAGCCCGACCGTCGTGATCAGCACGACGAGCGTCACCACGGCCGCCGCGAGCAGCAGGAAGAGGAACGCGAAGATCACGCCGGCGAGCACCCGGTAGCTGCCCGTCTCGGGGACCTCGGGGGAGATCGAGCGCTGCGCCCAGTCGTCGGCGGCCGCCGCGGGCTGCTCCCCCTGGAGGATCGCGGGCGTCGGCCGGGAGCGCTCGGAGCGACGGGTGGGCGGCACCACCTCGGACGCGGCGTCCGTCGGTGCCGCCAGCAGCCCCTCGGGAACGGGAGTCTCCGGGGGCGGGGGCGGGATCACGGCCTCGGCCGGCGGGATCACCGCGTCGGCGGGAACGATGTCCGGGCCGGTCGCGTCCGGCGGCGCACCCCCGTCGGGCACCGCCGCCCCACCGGGCACTGCGGACTCGTCGTGGTTCGTCCCGCCGTCGCTCATGTCAGCCTCCGACGGCCCCGCTGTCGGTCACTCCCACGTCGGTGCGGTGGAAGCTCCGGAAGGAGCGGGACGCCGTCGGACCGCGCTGCCCCTGATAGCGGTTGCCGTAGGGGCCAGAGCCGTACGGGTTCTCCGCCGGAGAGGTCAGCCGGAAGAAGCAGAGCTGACCGATCTTCATCCCGGGCCACAGCTTGATCGGCAGGGTCGCCACGTTCGCGAGCTCCAGCGTCACGTGACCGGAGAAGCCCGGGTCGATGAAGCCGGCGGTCGAGTGCGTGATGAGACCGAGGCGGCCGAGCGACGACTTGCCCTCCAGGCGCGCGGCGATGTCGTCCGGCAGAGTGACCTGCTCGAACGTCGCCCCCAAGGCGAACTCGCCGGGGTGCAGAATGAACGGCTCGTCAGGGTCGACTTCGATCAGACGCGTGAGCTCGGGCTGATCCACCGAGGGGTCGATGAACGGGTACTTGTGGTTGTCGAAAAGGCGGAAGTACCGGTCCAGGCGCACATCGATGCTGGACGGCTGGATCATCTCCGGCGCGTGCGGCTCCAGGCCGACGCGTCCGGAGGCCAGTTCTGCTCTGATGTCGCGATCGCTGAGAAGCACGGCACAAGCCTAGTCATGAGCAGCCCCCGCTTTGGCCATCCGGGCTGCGCCAGGTAGGCTTGCTCCACCTGCTCTCGGGCGGGTACGGGGCTGTAGTTCAATGGTAGAACTTCTGCTTCCCAAGCAGACAGCGCGGGTTCGATTCCCGTCAGCCCCTCCACAGAGTCAGATCGCCGGCCGGTAGCGCTGCGCGGCCGCACCCGAACGGAACTCCCGTCGCTCGGTGAGCTCGAGGCGGACGCGCTCGTGCAGCCCCTCGAGCAGCCGCGGGCCGTGCCCGGCGACGACCGGATGCACCACGAACAGGTACTCGTCGATCAGTCCGAGACCGGCGAGCGCCGCGGGCAGCGTCACACCGCCGACCGACAGCCCTGCACCCGACTGCTCCTTCAACCGTCTCACCGCCTCAGCGAGATCGCCGCGAACGAGTTCCGCGTTCCAGTCCACCGCACGAAGGGTCTGCGACACCACATGCTTCGGCATCCGGTCGATGGTCTCCGCGAAGGGCGTCTCCCACTCCTCCATCCAGTCCGGCCACTCGCCGGACTCCGGGCGACGCCACG harbors:
- a CDS encoding TetR family transcriptional regulator C-terminal domain-containing protein, which encodes MSNAVIPDGRRARGDASRRHVLESATDLASVEGLDGLTIGRLAAAAGSSKSSIATLFQSKEGLQLATVAAAREIFVARIIEPARRHPRGVHRLAALLHNALVYSRDRVFTGGCFFAATAADVDSKPGPVSDAVRAALVDWYGYIEAQCRFAATAGEVSDDDVEDLAFELVALNEQANSRSLLLRDDKPYALAAAAMRHRLRDAGAPASALTLLTL
- the dcd gene encoding dCTP deaminase produces the protein MLLSDRDIRAELASGRVGLEPHAPEMIQPSSIDVRLDRYFRLFDNHKYPFIDPSVDQPELTRLIEVDPDEPFILHPGEFALGATFEQVTLPDDIAARLEGKSSLGRLGLITHSTAGFIDPGFSGHVTLELANVATLPIKLWPGMKIGQLCFFRLTSPAENPYGSGPYGNRYQGQRGPTASRSFRSFHRTDVGVTDSGAVGG
- a CDS encoding cation diffusion facilitator family transporter, with the translated sequence MTVVLAFLANILVAIAKTVAAVITSSASMVAEAAHSWADAGNEVFLLIADRRGAKTKDARHPLGYGRNAFVWSLIAAFGIFTAGSIVSIMHGIQELSDTGPVESPVVAYAVLGIAFVLEGASFTQAMVRSRRLARERGSSTWDFVLETSDTTLRAVFFEDSAALIGLVLAGGSILLHQLTGVAAWDAVGSILVGILLGVVAVILIGRNIAFLVGTSVSPALRSRVGTALLGMEEIERVTSLHIEYVGPNRLFLVAEVDLSGDAREHDVARRLREVERRIEAHEAVETVVLSLSVDDEPSLDFSRV
- a CDS encoding MarR family winged helix-turn-helix transcriptional regulator produces the protein MTTEPIDPSSPDAAEAIAQALSRLRGRRPGPGGRRHGRPHDATGHGPHDDAHPHSAHHRGHPGMPPWMADGGSRLGGPARLRMLEALATAPEPLSVSALGQAIGVDQPRASRLVQQGVQAGFVRREADPDDARRTRIALTDEGRRLARGMRGERRELLGRALESFTEADRTELARLLTKLADNWRP
- a CDS encoding dihydrofolate reductase family protein → MRPLRYAINVTLDGCCHHEAGLPPDEESMRFWTAELERADALLYGRVTYDLMRTAWRRPESGEWPDWMEEWETPFAETIDRMPKHVVSQTLRAVDWNAELVRGDLAEAVRRLKEQSGAGLSVGGVTLPAALAGLGLIDEYLFVVHPVVAGHGPRLLEGLHERVRLELTERREFRSGAAAQRYRPAI
- a CDS encoding alpha/beta hydrolase, whose amino-acid sequence is MSSAPPLLVRILPAVERVSPRVAGDLAYRLFFSTRPRMTVGPADAATHDAAVRGSIRIREAVVTTYAWGTGPRTVLLLHGWRGRASQFAPLVRELVAEGFRVLAFDAPAHGSSGGRGADIRDWVAAAEELERTDGPFAAIVGHSFGGLAALTVARTTGTVPAVAVIAGAAAPEAFLAQFVHDLRVGSATANRLRARFHHRLGLTAAAITAGYDAAAHPLPACTALLVVHDRGDRRMPDDDALRLHAAHRGRSRLLRTEGAGHTRILAADSTLDAVVALVTGGLDAVDALGTTTERSTGEPAPRRATPAPEGAPPPAPLPRTAARPS